The stretch of DNA TGATCCACAAGAACGAAGTGTTCAAGTTCCTGCGCCCGGGCAAGGAAGAGAAAGGCTTCATCAAGGAAATCCGCGCCGACGGCAATATCAGCCTGAGCCTGCAGCCTGTGGGTGAAGAAGCGGCCTCCAGCCTGAACTCGAAGATCCTCGCCAAGTTGCGCGACAACAACGGCACCTTGCCGGTCAGCGATAAAAGCGACCCGGCACTGATCAGCAGTTTGTTCGGTGTCAGCAAAGGCAACTTCAAGAAGGCCATCGGCGCCCTCTACAAGCAGGGTCAGATTGTGATCCACGCGGATCGCATTGAACTAAGCTGATCGTGGTTTGCTCTTCTGTAGGAGCACGCTTGCTCCTGCAGAAGGCCGCCTCAATGTCCAGAAAAACGCTTTTCGCCTACCTCGGTACGTTGCTTGCCTTTCTGATGCTTGACGGCCTGTGGCTCGGTGTCCTCATGGGCCCGACCTACAAAGCGCTGCTCGGCCCGTTGATGCTTGACCAGCCGCGCCTGTTCCCAGCCGTGGCGTTCTATCTCCTCTATGTATTCGGTTGTGTGGTGCTTGTCGTCCTGCCTGCGTTGGCGAGCGGCGGCTGGCAGCGTGCCGCGCGGCTTGGTGCACTCCTGGGATTGGTAGCCTACGGCACCTATGACCTGAGCAATTGGGCAACCCTGCAGGGCTGGTCCGCCGGTTTGGCCTTCATGGACATCGCCTGGGGCACCTTCCTGACTGCCGTTTGCTGCACCGTGGGCTATCAATGTGCGCGCAGGGTGCACAATTGATTGTGTACAGGATTGCCCTGCACCATCGCTGAGCGAATCACCACCGTTCAATCGTCTCTACGCCGCCTGAAGAGCCAAGCTCCACGGGGGATTGTGCCGAGTTTTATTGCATTGGCACGCATTCTGCTCATCAACTCGTATACAAACCATGCCGCCTCCCGTACGCACTCCCGTCGCGGGTGGCAGGCCGGTATTTACGAGGAGCCCTGCGATGACCGAACAATTGCCCAAAGGCTACAGCCCGCGCCTGTACAACCAGGACCTGGGACCGCTGCCGCAAAAATGGAACTGGTACAACATCTTCGCCTTCTGGATGAGCGACGTGCACAGCGTCGGCGGCTACGTATTCGCCGCCAGCCTGTTCGCCCTGGGGCTGGCCAGTTGGCAGGTATTGATCGCCTTGCTCGCCGGGATTT from Pseudomonas sp. NC02 encodes:
- a CDS encoding DUF2177 family protein, whose translation is MSRKTLFAYLGTLLAFLMLDGLWLGVLMGPTYKALLGPLMLDQPRLFPAVAFYLLYVFGCVVLVVLPALASGGWQRAARLGALLGLVAYGTYDLSNWATLQGWSAGLAFMDIAWGTFLTAVCCTVGYQCARRVHN